A window of the Brassica napus cultivar Da-Ae chromosome C5, Da-Ae, whole genome shotgun sequence genome harbors these coding sequences:
- the LOC125587108 gene encoding glutathione S-transferase T3-like, translating to MANSSGFSNLLRSQIPVDLDSPEPFWFGSQVPDESPSQVPEESGVKERRKYSPREDKILIGAWLNTSKDPVVGNEQKAGAFWKRIVEYYNASPHLVGQIPREITSCKQRWARINEQVSKFTGCYDAALREQRSGQNDDDVMKAALDIFFIKYGYKFTLDHCWRELRHDQKWSSTYVAKDGGKEKRRQGKAEASVGG from the coding sequence ATGGCTAACTCGTCTGGTTTTTCAAACCTTCTTCGTAGTCAAATTCCAGTAGACCTTGATTCACCCGAACCTTTTTGGTTCGGGTCCCAAGTTCCTGATGAGTCTCCTAGCCAAGTTCCTGAAGAGTCTGGTGTTAAGGAGAGGAGGAAATATTCTCCCAGAGAGGATAAGATCCTTATTGGTGCTTGGCTTAACACCAGTAAGGACCCTGTCGTCGGCAATGAGCAGAAAGCTGGTGCTTTCTGGAAGCGTATTGTAGAGTACTACAACGCAAGCCCTCACCTCGTTGGGCAAATACCGAGGGAGATTACTTCTTGCAAGCAGAGGTGGGCTAGGATCAACGAGCAAGTATCCAAGTTTACTGGATGCTATGATGCGGCTCTGAGGGAGCAGAGAAGTGGccaaaatgatgatgatgtgatgaaagctGCCTTAGACATATTCTTCATCAAGTACGGCTACAAGTTCACCCTGGATCACTGTTGGAGGGAGCTGAGGCATGACCAGAAATGGTCGTCCACCTATGTGGCTAAGGATGGTGGAAAGGAAAAGCGGAGGCAAGGAAAAGCGGAGGCAAGTGTTGGGGGTTGA
- the LOC125587807 gene encoding uncharacterized protein At4g04775-like, with translation MGQYSYSQPSSSSEDLDITSLLEAEAQLYADEAQSSFDMAEPVQYQPQPEADDGIPTICYCGGEPVVATAYTEKDPGRRYFTCDNVDDGDCHIWKWWDVAVMDEMRDFQTQLRRLKEEGTESEQKLLLLEKTVYELGKENSQVKLLVCLLVLIGLVFLVLRGKLNSLCFS, from the coding sequence ATGGGACAATATAGCTACAGCCAGCCGTCCTCATCATCAGAGGACTTGGACATAACCTCACTTCTCGAAGCAGAAGCTCAGTTGTACGCGGATGAAGCTCAGAGTAGCTTCGATATGGCAGAGCCGGTTCAGTACCAACCTCAACCCGAGGCTGATGATGGAATCCCGACGATATGCTACTGTGGGGGTGAGCCGGTTGTTGCAACAGCCTACACTGAGAAAGATCCAGGACGAAGGTACTTCACCTGCGACAATGTCGATGATGGAGACTGTCACATCTGGAAGTGGTGGGATGTCGCGGTCATGGACGAGATGAGGGACTTTCAGACACAGCTAAGGCGGCTTAAGGAAGAAGGTACTGAGAGTGAGCAGAAGCTACTGCTGCTAGAGAAGACTGTATATGAGTTAGGAAAGGAGAATTCACAAGTTAAGCTATTGGTGTGCCTATTAGTTTTAATAGGTTTGGTATTCTTGGTTCTGCGTGGTAAGTTAAACTCTTTGTGCTTTTCATAA